From one Pseudomonas fluorescens genomic stretch:
- a CDS encoding IS3 family transposase (programmed frameshift) has translation MTKQRRTFTPEFKREAASLVLDQGYSHIEAARSLGLVESALRRWVNQLQQERGGVTPTSKALTPEQQKIQELEARINRLEREKSIFKKGHRALDGRGTRAFALIDQLRSEEPVDLLCSVFEVTRSCYYAHCRKRRTPDVERLVLRSRVNELFTQSRSAAGSRSIMFMMREDGIEIGRFKVRKLMSEMKLISKQPGSHAYKKATVERPDIPNVLDRAFSVSAPNEVWCGDITYVWAQGRWHYLAAVIDLFARRVVGWAFSSKPDADLVIKALDMAYEQRDRPQNVLFHSDQGSQYGSRSFRQRLWRYRFKQSMSRRGSCHDNAPMERLFRSLKTEWVPSVGYMSATLAQQDIGRFLMQRYNWQRPHQFNSGLAPAVAEEKLNAVSGIS, from the exons ATGACCAAGCAACGCCGTACCTTTACGCCCGAGTTCAAGCGCGAAGCCGCCAGCCTGGTGCTCGATCAGGGCTACAGCCATATCGAAGCAGCTCGCTCACTAGGGTTGGTTGAGTCTGCCCTGCGCCGCTGGGTCAACCAGCTCCAGCAAGAACGAGGCGGTGTCACTCCGACCAGTAAGGCGCTCACGCCCGAGCAGCAAAAAATCCAGGAGCTGGAAGCTCGGATCAATCGGCTGGAACGGGAAAAATCTATAT TTAAAAAAGGCCACCGCGCTCTTGATGGCCGAGGAACACGAGCGTTCGCGTTAATCGATCAACTCCGTTCTGAGGAGCCTGTTGATCTGTTGTGCTCGGTATTTGAAGTCACCCGATCTTGCTACTACGCACACTGTCGAAAACGTCGAACTCCCGACGTTGAGCGGCTGGTTTTACGCAGCCGTGTAAACGAATTGTTCACCCAAAGCCGCAGTGCCGCAGGCAGTCGAAGCATCATGTTCATGATGCGCGAGGACGGCATAGAAATCGGGCGTTTCAAGGTGCGCAAGCTGATGAGCGAAATGAAGTTGATCAGCAAGCAACCCGGCTCACATGCCTACAAAAAGGCGACGGTCGAGCGGCCGGATATTCCGAACGTGCTGGATCGAGCGTTCAGCGTATCGGCACCCAATGAGGTCTGGTGTGGTGACATCACGTATGTCTGGGCTCAAGGTCGCTGGCACTATTTGGCGGCTGTGATTGATCTGTTCGCCCGCCGCGTGGTGGGCTGGGCGTTTTCATCGAAGCCCGATGCCGACCTGGTGATCAAGGCCTTGGACATGGCCTATGAGCAGCGTGATCGACCTCAGAATGTGCTGTTTCACAGCGACCAAGGAAGCCAATACGGCAGCCGAAGCTTCCGCCAGCGACTGTGGCGTTATCGTTTTAAGCAGAGCATGAGCCGGCGTGGAAGCTGCCACGACAACGCGCCGATGGAACGGTTGTTTCGCAGTTTGAAAACGGAATGGGTACCGAGCGTGGGCTACATGAGCGCTACGCTGGCACAGCAGGATATCGGCCGGTTTTTGATGCAGCGCTACAACTGGCAACGGCCACATCAATTTAACAGCGGGCTGGCGCCCGCTGTGGCCGAGGAGAAACTTAACGCAGTGTCCGGGATTAGTTGA
- a CDS encoding DEAD/DEAH box helicase, producing the protein MTTIIPELTDAQLAELPSQAEAKVYRALRDGLPRDFVVFFQVGWILRREEEQAKDGETDFVICHPDLGYVCVEVKGGGVGFDSSSGDWFSVDRHRHKHAINNPVSQALKAKYSIRSKLCEHQRWRSLSLANVLRGHAVFFPDVGDANALSRPDMPTALIGCAKDLHDAKAWVDTVFTYWGNNASGFTPMGRRGVEVFREVFARSFEVAPLMSSQLADQEARRLILTKDQIRVLDFLRSHRRVSVSGGAGTGKTVLALEKARRLASEGFRTLLTCYNRQLADHLSSLCSGTQNLDVMSFHQLCHRQVETANRASGRDLVAEAKITYPGKDLYEVQLPNALGYSLEILPDRYDAIVCDEGQDFREEFWVPLELLLNDYDTSPLYVFYDDNQNLYARAGTFPIREEAFSLTTNCRNTAPIHEAAYKHYKGIPVSPPDIQGDDVQFDESPNRDAQAGKINARIVDLIARQGISPSDITVLVADALHKAEYYEALRRLPLPKPATWLEEGVRGKTTVLIDTIQRFKGLESPIVILWGLDTIDLSQRQELLYVGISRAKSLLLILGRNTTCVALKAVINS; encoded by the coding sequence ATGACAACGATCATTCCTGAGCTGACCGACGCCCAATTGGCGGAATTGCCATCCCAGGCGGAGGCGAAGGTCTATCGCGCGCTCAGGGACGGGCTTCCTCGAGACTTTGTTGTCTTCTTCCAGGTAGGGTGGATCTTGCGCCGAGAGGAAGAGCAAGCGAAAGATGGCGAAACCGACTTCGTCATCTGCCACCCGGATCTCGGGTACGTTTGCGTTGAAGTTAAGGGCGGCGGTGTCGGGTTCGACTCCAGCAGCGGGGACTGGTTTTCCGTTGACAGGCACCGTCATAAACACGCAATCAACAACCCTGTCAGTCAAGCGCTGAAAGCCAAGTATTCGATCCGGTCCAAGCTGTGTGAACATCAGCGATGGCGGAGTCTGTCCCTTGCCAACGTCCTCAGAGGCCATGCGGTGTTCTTTCCAGATGTTGGCGATGCGAATGCGCTCAGTCGCCCCGATATGCCAACCGCGCTGATCGGATGCGCCAAAGATCTTCATGACGCCAAAGCTTGGGTCGATACCGTGTTTACCTATTGGGGCAACAACGCATCGGGATTCACCCCCATGGGCAGGCGCGGTGTTGAAGTCTTCCGCGAAGTGTTCGCTCGATCATTCGAGGTCGCTCCGCTGATGTCTTCTCAATTAGCCGACCAGGAAGCGCGACGACTGATTCTCACGAAGGACCAGATTCGCGTGCTCGACTTCTTGCGTTCCCACCGAAGAGTTTCCGTTAGCGGTGGCGCGGGTACGGGCAAGACCGTCTTGGCGCTTGAAAAGGCACGTCGCCTTGCGTCCGAGGGGTTTAGAACGCTGCTCACTTGTTATAACCGGCAGCTTGCAGATCATCTTTCAAGCCTTTGCTCGGGTACCCAAAACCTCGATGTGATGAGTTTCCATCAGCTGTGCCACCGTCAAGTCGAGACAGCCAACCGTGCATCAGGGCGAGACCTTGTTGCTGAGGCAAAGATCACCTATCCGGGCAAGGACCTCTACGAGGTACAACTACCTAATGCGCTCGGATACTCCCTCGAAATCCTTCCGGATCGGTACGATGCCATCGTCTGCGATGAGGGTCAGGATTTCCGTGAGGAATTCTGGGTGCCTCTTGAGCTGCTTCTAAATGACTACGACACTAGTCCGCTGTACGTGTTCTACGACGACAACCAGAATTTGTATGCCCGCGCAGGGACTTTTCCAATCCGCGAGGAAGCATTCTCACTGACCACGAATTGCCGCAACACGGCACCTATTCACGAAGCTGCCTACAAGCACTACAAGGGCATTCCGGTAAGCCCACCTGATATCCAAGGTGACGATGTTCAGTTTGATGAGTCGCCAAACCGAGACGCTCAAGCTGGGAAGATCAATGCCCGCATCGTCGACTTGATAGCGAGGCAGGGCATCTCGCCAAGTGATATCACGGTGTTGGTGGCTGACGCCTTGCACAAGGCCGAGTACTACGAGGCCTTGCGAAGACTTCCGTTGCCAAAGCCGGCAACTTGGCTTGAAGAGGGCGTCAGAGGCAAGACCACGGTCCTGATCGATACCATTCAACGGTTCAAGGGACTCGAGTCGCCGATCGTCATCTTGTGGGGTTTGGACACCATCGATTTGTCACAGCGACAAGAGCTGCTGTATGTGGGGATAAGTCGTGCCAAATCGTTGCTGCTAATCTTAGGACGGAATACAACGTGCGTAGCGCTTAAAGCAGTGATAAATAGTTAG